A single Nerophis ophidion isolate RoL-2023_Sa linkage group LG26, RoL_Noph_v1.0, whole genome shotgun sequence DNA region contains:
- the slain2 gene encoding SLAIN motif-containing protein 2 isoform X3 → MEDINSNINADLEVRKLQDLVKQLEKQNEQLRGRSMMMSGHHRPHSAGYESLSLSAGDTGGFPGVGFAGTGGYGDLLENRRCRSPRLSYDGVSFRRAYGCDGASAATSGSSRNSRYSDDEGETSILDQVEILDLEDMDCLHEDDDSWLYEAKLNSPLQKALSPVVWCRQALDNPSPDMELAKRSLIHRLDVTMSANKQRSLYGSSYNQQVNYGSPYCTNAANSPYSSGFNSPSSTPSKVPIVRQQLMPVNTAHQRNAASERNPPAVSPQSSVDSELSTSEMDEDSVGSSTTYKLNNVNDVQILARMQEESLRQDYAASASRRSSGSSCHSLRRSTFSDQELDTHSLEDDEEAVHPAFHLPANRFSPSPRHSPRASPRNSPRSRSPARSIEYSHGRGSPQPVISRLQQPRHSLQGHGHELQTNVVKNEEKLRRSLPNLTRSSAAAPQAPEPVKNSRSCESNLQVPNGGSPRHQSPSALPASSKLRTPATPSPLALRQPVKATVNPGSVAGSTPGRSLVPPRSGLPRPSAPAGGGGIPLPRSKLAQPVRRSLPAPRIYSGTRDNLREGY, encoded by the exons ATGGAGGACATCAACTCCAACATTAACGCCGACCTGGAGGTGCGGAAGCTCCAGGACTTGGTCAAGCAGCTTGAGAAACAAAACGAGCAGCTCCGGGGTCGCTCCATGATGATGTCCGGCCACCACAGACCCCACAGCGCCGGCTACGAGTCGTTGTCACTCTCGGCGGGCGACACAGGCGGCTTCCCCGGGGTGGGGTTCGCCGGCACAGGCGGTTACGGCGACCTGTTGGAGAACCGCCGCTGCCGGAGCCCCCGGTTGTCCTACGACGGCGTCAGCTTCAGGAGGGCGTACGGCTGCGACGGCGCCTCGGCCGCCACCTCCGGGTCTAGCCGGAACTCGCGTTATTCGGACGACGAGGGCGAAACGTCGATTTTGGACCAGGTGGAGATCTTAGACCTGGAGGACATGGACTGTCTGCATGAGGATGACGACAGCTG GCTTTATGAGGCCAAACTGAACAGTCCTCTGCAGAAAGCGCTGAGCCCTGTGGTGTGGTGCCGCCAGGCTCTTGACAACCCCAGCCCCGACATGGAGTTAGCCAAGCGATCTCTCATCCACAGACTGGACGTCACCATGTCAG CCAACAAGCAGAGAAGTCTCTACGGGAGCAGCTACAACCAGCAGGTGAACTATGGTAGCCCGTACTGCACAAACGCCGCCAACAGCCCCTACAGCAGCGGGTTCAACTCGCCCTCGTCCACGCCCAGCAAGGTGCCCATTGTCAGGCAGCAGCTGATGCCTGTAAACACAG CACATCAGCGAAATGCGGCATCAGAAAGGAATCCGCCAGCCGTCAGCCCGCAGTCGTCAGTGGACAGCGAGCTGAGCACCTCCGAGATGGATGAAGACTCCGTTGGCTCCTCAACGACCTACAAACTCAACAACGTCAACGACGTCCAAATTCTAGCGCGAATGCAGGAAGAAA GTCTGAGACAGGACTACGCCGCCTCGGCATCTAGGCGGAGCTCGGGTTCGTCCTGCCACTCGCTGCGGCGCAGCACCTTCAGCGACCAGGAGCTGGACACGCACAGCCTAGAGGACGATGAGGAGGCGGTGCACCCAGCATTCCACTTGCCCGCCAACCGCTTCAGCCCCTCCCCTCGCCACTCCCCCCGTGCCTCCCCCAGGAACTCACCCCGTTCACGCTCCCCCGCCCGCTCCATTGAGTACAGCCATGGCCGCGGATCACCTCAGCCCGTCATCAGCCGCCTGCAGCAGCCTCGCCACTCGCTGCAGGGACACGGCCACGAGCTCCAGACCAATGTGGTGAAGAACGAAG AAAAACTGCGTCGTAGTCTTCCCAATCTCACGCGCTCTTCTGCAGCAGCACCTCAGGCCCCAGAGCCCGTCAAGAACAGCCGAAGCTGTGAGTCTAACCTGCAGGTGCCAAACGGCGGGTCTCCTCGACACCAGAGCCCGTCAGCTC TTCCAGCGTCCAGTAAGCTGCGGACTCCGGCCACACCCTCGCCGCTCGCCTTGAGGCAGCCCGTCAAGGCCACGGTCAACCCCGGCTCTGTCGCCGGTTCCACACCCGGACGCTCCCTGGTTCCGCCCCGCAGCGGCCTGCCTCGCCCAAGTGCCCCGGCGGGCGGTGGGGGCATCCCTCTACCGCGAAGCAAGTTGGCGCAGCCTGTACGCAG ATCTCTTCCAGCTCCGCGAATCTACAGCGGCACCAGGGACAACTTGAGGGAGGGCTACTAG
- the slain2 gene encoding SLAIN motif-containing protein 2 isoform X2 → MEDINSNINADLEVRKLQDLVKQLEKQNEQLRGRSMMMSGHHRPHSAGYESLSLSAGDTGGFPGVGFAGTGGYGDLLENRRCRSPRLSYDGVSFRRAYGCDGASAATSGSSRNSRYSDDEGETSILDQVEILDLEDMDCLHEDDDSWLYEAKLNSPLQKALSPVVWCRQALDNPSPDMELAKRSLIHRLDVTMSANKQRSLYGSSYNQQVNYGSPYCTNAANSPYSSGFNSPSSTPSKVPIVRQQLMPVNTAHQRNAASERNPPAVSPQSSVDSELSTSEMDEDSVGSSTTYKLNNVNDVQILARMQEESLRQDYAASASRRSSGSSCHSLRRSTFSDQELDTHSLEDDEEAVHPAFHLPANRFSPSPRHSPRASPRNSPRSRSPARSIEYSHGRGSPQPVISRLQQPRHSLQGHGHELQTNVVKNEEKLRRSLPNLTRSSAAAPQAPEPVKNSRSCESNLQVPNGGSPRHQSPSALPLSCCFGDEGDFIPASSKLRTPATPSPLALRQPVKATVNPGSVAGSTPGRSLVPPRSGLPRPSAPAGGGGIPLPRSKLAQPVRRSLPAPRIYSGTRDNLREGY, encoded by the exons ATGGAGGACATCAACTCCAACATTAACGCCGACCTGGAGGTGCGGAAGCTCCAGGACTTGGTCAAGCAGCTTGAGAAACAAAACGAGCAGCTCCGGGGTCGCTCCATGATGATGTCCGGCCACCACAGACCCCACAGCGCCGGCTACGAGTCGTTGTCACTCTCGGCGGGCGACACAGGCGGCTTCCCCGGGGTGGGGTTCGCCGGCACAGGCGGTTACGGCGACCTGTTGGAGAACCGCCGCTGCCGGAGCCCCCGGTTGTCCTACGACGGCGTCAGCTTCAGGAGGGCGTACGGCTGCGACGGCGCCTCGGCCGCCACCTCCGGGTCTAGCCGGAACTCGCGTTATTCGGACGACGAGGGCGAAACGTCGATTTTGGACCAGGTGGAGATCTTAGACCTGGAGGACATGGACTGTCTGCATGAGGATGACGACAGCTG GCTTTATGAGGCCAAACTGAACAGTCCTCTGCAGAAAGCGCTGAGCCCTGTGGTGTGGTGCCGCCAGGCTCTTGACAACCCCAGCCCCGACATGGAGTTAGCCAAGCGATCTCTCATCCACAGACTGGACGTCACCATGTCAG CCAACAAGCAGAGAAGTCTCTACGGGAGCAGCTACAACCAGCAGGTGAACTATGGTAGCCCGTACTGCACAAACGCCGCCAACAGCCCCTACAGCAGCGGGTTCAACTCGCCCTCGTCCACGCCCAGCAAGGTGCCCATTGTCAGGCAGCAGCTGATGCCTGTAAACACAG CACATCAGCGAAATGCGGCATCAGAAAGGAATCCGCCAGCCGTCAGCCCGCAGTCGTCAGTGGACAGCGAGCTGAGCACCTCCGAGATGGATGAAGACTCCGTTGGCTCCTCAACGACCTACAAACTCAACAACGTCAACGACGTCCAAATTCTAGCGCGAATGCAGGAAGAAA GTCTGAGACAGGACTACGCCGCCTCGGCATCTAGGCGGAGCTCGGGTTCGTCCTGCCACTCGCTGCGGCGCAGCACCTTCAGCGACCAGGAGCTGGACACGCACAGCCTAGAGGACGATGAGGAGGCGGTGCACCCAGCATTCCACTTGCCCGCCAACCGCTTCAGCCCCTCCCCTCGCCACTCCCCCCGTGCCTCCCCCAGGAACTCACCCCGTTCACGCTCCCCCGCCCGCTCCATTGAGTACAGCCATGGCCGCGGATCACCTCAGCCCGTCATCAGCCGCCTGCAGCAGCCTCGCCACTCGCTGCAGGGACACGGCCACGAGCTCCAGACCAATGTGGTGAAGAACGAAG AAAAACTGCGTCGTAGTCTTCCCAATCTCACGCGCTCTTCTGCAGCAGCACCTCAGGCCCCAGAGCCCGTCAAGAACAGCCGAAGCTGTGAGTCTAACCTGCAGGTGCCAAACGGCGGGTCTCCTCGACACCAGAGCCCGTCAGCTC TCCCGCTTTCCTGTTGCTTTGGCGACGAAGGTGACTTTA TTCCAGCGTCCAGTAAGCTGCGGACTCCGGCCACACCCTCGCCGCTCGCCTTGAGGCAGCCCGTCAAGGCCACGGTCAACCCCGGCTCTGTCGCCGGTTCCACACCCGGACGCTCCCTGGTTCCGCCCCGCAGCGGCCTGCCTCGCCCAAGTGCCCCGGCGGGCGGTGGGGGCATCCCTCTACCGCGAAGCAAGTTGGCGCAGCCTGTACGCAG ATCTCTTCCAGCTCCGCGAATCTACAGCGGCACCAGGGACAACTTGAGGGAGGGCTACTAG
- the slain2 gene encoding SLAIN motif-containing protein 2 isoform X1 produces MEDINSNINADLEVRKLQDLVKQLEKQNEQLRGRSMMMSGHHRPHSAGYESLSLSAGDTGGFPGVGFAGTGGYGDLLENRRCRSPRLSYDGVSFRRAYGCDGASAATSGSSRNSRYSDDEGETSILDQVEILDLEDMDCLHEDDDSWLYEAKLNSPLQKALSPVVWCRQALDNPSPDMELAKRSLIHRLDVTMSANKQRSLYGSSYNQQVNYGSPYCTNAANSPYSSGFNSPSSTPSKVPIVRQQLMPVNTAHQRNAASERNPPAVSPQSSVDSELSTSEMDEDSVGSSTTYKLNNVNDVQILARMQEESLRQDYAASASRRSSGSSCHSLRRSTFSDQELDTHSLEDDEEAVHPAFHLPANRFSPSPRHSPRASPRNSPRSRSPARSIEYSHGRGSPQPVISRLQQPRHSLQGHGHELQTNVVKNEEKLRRSLPNLTRSSAAAPQAPEPVKNSRSCESNLQVPNGGSPRHQSPSAPAPQLLRHSSPSVSAPKSKQHLQSPAARRVPASSKLRTPATPSPLALRQPVKATVNPGSVAGSTPGRSLVPPRSGLPRPSAPAGGGGIPLPRSKLAQPVRRSLPAPRIYSGTRDNLREGY; encoded by the exons ATGGAGGACATCAACTCCAACATTAACGCCGACCTGGAGGTGCGGAAGCTCCAGGACTTGGTCAAGCAGCTTGAGAAACAAAACGAGCAGCTCCGGGGTCGCTCCATGATGATGTCCGGCCACCACAGACCCCACAGCGCCGGCTACGAGTCGTTGTCACTCTCGGCGGGCGACACAGGCGGCTTCCCCGGGGTGGGGTTCGCCGGCACAGGCGGTTACGGCGACCTGTTGGAGAACCGCCGCTGCCGGAGCCCCCGGTTGTCCTACGACGGCGTCAGCTTCAGGAGGGCGTACGGCTGCGACGGCGCCTCGGCCGCCACCTCCGGGTCTAGCCGGAACTCGCGTTATTCGGACGACGAGGGCGAAACGTCGATTTTGGACCAGGTGGAGATCTTAGACCTGGAGGACATGGACTGTCTGCATGAGGATGACGACAGCTG GCTTTATGAGGCCAAACTGAACAGTCCTCTGCAGAAAGCGCTGAGCCCTGTGGTGTGGTGCCGCCAGGCTCTTGACAACCCCAGCCCCGACATGGAGTTAGCCAAGCGATCTCTCATCCACAGACTGGACGTCACCATGTCAG CCAACAAGCAGAGAAGTCTCTACGGGAGCAGCTACAACCAGCAGGTGAACTATGGTAGCCCGTACTGCACAAACGCCGCCAACAGCCCCTACAGCAGCGGGTTCAACTCGCCCTCGTCCACGCCCAGCAAGGTGCCCATTGTCAGGCAGCAGCTGATGCCTGTAAACACAG CACATCAGCGAAATGCGGCATCAGAAAGGAATCCGCCAGCCGTCAGCCCGCAGTCGTCAGTGGACAGCGAGCTGAGCACCTCCGAGATGGATGAAGACTCCGTTGGCTCCTCAACGACCTACAAACTCAACAACGTCAACGACGTCCAAATTCTAGCGCGAATGCAGGAAGAAA GTCTGAGACAGGACTACGCCGCCTCGGCATCTAGGCGGAGCTCGGGTTCGTCCTGCCACTCGCTGCGGCGCAGCACCTTCAGCGACCAGGAGCTGGACACGCACAGCCTAGAGGACGATGAGGAGGCGGTGCACCCAGCATTCCACTTGCCCGCCAACCGCTTCAGCCCCTCCCCTCGCCACTCCCCCCGTGCCTCCCCCAGGAACTCACCCCGTTCACGCTCCCCCGCCCGCTCCATTGAGTACAGCCATGGCCGCGGATCACCTCAGCCCGTCATCAGCCGCCTGCAGCAGCCTCGCCACTCGCTGCAGGGACACGGCCACGAGCTCCAGACCAATGTGGTGAAGAACGAAG AAAAACTGCGTCGTAGTCTTCCCAATCTCACGCGCTCTTCTGCAGCAGCACCTCAGGCCCCAGAGCCCGTCAAGAACAGCCGAAGCTGTGAGTCTAACCTGCAGGTGCCAAACGGCGGGTCTCCTCGACACCAGAGCCCGTCAGCTC CAGCACCTCAGCTCCTGAGACACTCAAGCCCCTCTGTCTCAGCCCCCAAATCCAAACAGCACCTTCAAAGCCCGGCTGCCCGGCGAG TTCCAGCGTCCAGTAAGCTGCGGACTCCGGCCACACCCTCGCCGCTCGCCTTGAGGCAGCCCGTCAAGGCCACGGTCAACCCCGGCTCTGTCGCCGGTTCCACACCCGGACGCTCCCTGGTTCCGCCCCGCAGCGGCCTGCCTCGCCCAAGTGCCCCGGCGGGCGGTGGGGGCATCCCTCTACCGCGAAGCAAGTTGGCGCAGCCTGTACGCAG ATCTCTTCCAGCTCCGCGAATCTACAGCGGCACCAGGGACAACTTGAGGGAGGGCTACTAG